A region from the Triticum urartu cultivar G1812 chromosome 1, Tu2.1, whole genome shotgun sequence genome encodes:
- the LOC125523553 gene encoding peroxidase 1-like translates to MASRVVMVAVLVAAVAATCARAQLHEKFYGESCPSVEDVVRKEMVRALSLAPSLAGPLLRMHFHDCFVRGCDGSVLLDSANKTAEKDAKPNQTLRGFDFVEKVKAAVEKACPDTVSCADILALMARDAVWLSKGPFWEVPLGRRDGSVSISNETNQLPPPTANFTVLTQLFAAKNLDSKDLVVLSAGHTIGTSHCFSFSDRLYNFTGRVNPTDIDPTLEPQYMEKLRNKCTSLNDNTTLVEMDPGSFRTFDLAYFKNVVKRRGLFHSDGALLTNAFTRAYVERHAGGGYKDEFFADFAASMIKMGNADVLTGSQGEIRKKCNVPNH, encoded by the exons ATGGCGTCGAGGGTTGTGATGGTGGCGGTGCTGGTCGCCGCGGTGGCGGCGACGTGCGCGCGGGCGCAGCTGCACGAGAAGTTCTACGGCGAGTCGTGCCCCAGCGTGGAGGACGTCGTGAGGAAGGAGATGGTGAGGGCGCTGTCACTGGCGCCCAGCCTCGCCGGGCCGCTCCTCCGGATGCACTTCCACGACTGCTTCGTCAGG GGGTGCGACGGCTCGGTTCTGCTGGACTCGGCCAACAAGACGGCGGAGAAGGACGCGAAGCCGAACCAGACGCTCCGTGGCTTCGACTTCGTCGAGAAGGTGAAGGCCGCCGTGGAGAAGGCCTGCCCTGACACCGTCTCCTGCGCCGACATACTCGCCCTCATGGCCAGGGACGCAGTCTGGCTG AGCAAGGGTCCATTCTGGGAAGTTCCTTTGGGCCGGCGTGACGGCAGCGTGTCCATCTCCAACGAGACCAACCAGCTGCCACCCCCGACCGCCAACTTCACCGTGCTCACCCAGCTCTTCGCCGCCAAGAACCTCGACTCCAAGGACCTCGTCGTCCTCTCCGCCGGGCACACCATCGGCacgtcgcactgcttctccttcTCCGACCGTCTCTACAACTTCACCGGCAGGGTCAACCCCACCGACATTGACCCCACACTGGAACCGCAGTACATGGAGAAGCTGAGGAACAAGTGCACCAGCCTCAACGACAACACCACGCTCGTGGAGATGGACCCCGGGAGCTTCAGGACCTTCGACCTCGCCTACTTCAAGAACGTCGTCAAGCGGAGGGGCCTCTTCCACTCCGACGGCGCGCTGCTCACCAACGCCTTCACGCGCGCCTACGTCGAGCGCCACGCCGGCGGTGGCTACAAGGATGAGTTCTTCGCCGACTTCGCCGCCTCCATGATCAAGATGGGCAACGCCGACGTGCTCACCGGGAGCCAGGGCGAGATCAGGAAGAAGTGCAACGTGCCCAATCATTAA